The nucleotide sequence GCTCCAGCCGCATCTTGACCCCAAGCAAACATATTGTTATGGGTCTGAGACGGGTTTACTTTGGACAGCAAGAAACGAGCCTAGAAAACCACAAGAAGAACAACCATTAACGCACATCGCCTACGCAACGCATTATCAGTTGTCTTGATCTATGAAGAGGAACTagaaatgatacaaaaaaaaaaatccgggTTTATTTCACAAGTCAACCTTggttttcaactgaaatttaaCGCAAGCTGGACTCGTTGAAAGTCTGGATAGGACCTCAAAGCGAAGAATTAGAACCGCAAACAAGTCGGTAAAACCATTTTAGTATGACATGCCTTCCTGATAGGACCATTGTATAACAACGAGTTTGAATTGATTTTCAAGAGCGTCATGAGACACGGTATTTCTTTgcgtatttttatttgtttgtttgttttttcttgaactgccccccccccccttcaagaaaaaaaaggttctctGAATCAACCTTTCCTTTTAACGAAACAGTCTCTTACTTACACCAATAACTCGAACCTCCCGTTAACTCGAAGCAATTTTCGTTTCCACACAGGTCATTCCCTATAAATTTACCCACGATAACTATCGAACCACGTCGAACTACGTCTTTCAGAACgtgacaaatcaaaacaaatagtGTACTGCAATcaaaaatatgtaatttaaTTTGAACAGCCATTTTATACTTTTCCTTTCTTGCATTACAAAAAACGCGCTCAGTTCAGTTTTTCCTGGGTTAGGGCACCATAACAGCGCCTGTATTTCCAGTGCACAACAACAGTGCCTGTATTTCCATGAAGAATTGCTGCTTAACTACACTAGCGCCCAAAATAATTCATGTTCcggtctctttttttttaattgttttttaactAACGATAACTCAAATCTTTCTAAATTTCCCATGAAGTCTGAGCTATTGGGAGTCGACTGAAACAAATACGAAACCCCAAAATGTTACCTGAGAGCCCCCATGTTCAGTCTCGATGTAACGTGGCATGGGGAAGCGAACCTGTAGGATTTCACCTGCGTCATCTACTGGAGCCTGAAGAAGCTGACGGAAACTCTCGTACTGTGGATCACTTTGATAACCGGCTTTTTTCCACTGTGCTATTGTCTActcagagaaaatgaaatacaatCCAATGAGAATCATTACTTTTCAATATAAAAATGATACTAAATAGTTTGTCAACATACCTCTCCGTGGAAAATAAGAATCTGAAAGAATGTGTCCAGGAGAAGAATTCTGTCAACTAAAATACTGCTAGAGTCTAACAACACAGGCTGAAAAagatcaaatggaagaaaaatcaTCAGGAAAATTGACCAGTCTTATGGTCTTTTATAACGATACCATAAATTCAAAGTTTGCTAAGTTGcagattgtctttttttttgcgctTTCTTTTCTGTCAGACCACTTTAAATCGTTACACTGGTACATTGAATAAACAATCGATCCACCATGACTTTGAAATAATAATTCGACTTCGGTTCGCTCTAATTTTTATTGGTTGGGTTCACTATTCAAATGCTCCCCTATTTCTTTGGTATCTTGCTGGGCTTTATGAACAAAACCCGTAGTACCACAATGCAGGTTCAGTTTTGACCGTGAACTAACCTCAGGGGGGCCGTGAAAGGAATATGAGTACAGGATAGGTTGAATCATAATCAACGAGTTTGTTACATCTTCACGGTTTAAAATGTGTCTgcaatgcaaaacaaaaataagatgGTTACAGTGAATTTCACTTTTCCTTCTAAGTCTTCCGAGACGAACGATGTGTCGCTCTGTGCCTCATATCGCAACGTCCTTTTTTTCCATATCACTACTTATTGTTTGCATACATCAACTGGCATTGTCGCAAATGCTGCAGTCTGATTGGCTACGCTGCTCAATATCCATTTCTAGCCAGTAAGTACCATAACGACGCGAGgttgcaaacaaaataaaattaaaacacgGTCAAATTCTCGTAAttaacttacaaggaaatgtgaagcaccttaagaggagaattaacaagcaCATCGTAAGAGTGAATTAGTTCAACAGAGTTGTAATTTTCGCGCGATTTTAATAGTACTGAAAAGATTTGATGGAATGAGTCACAAAACCTGTTACTGTTTAAAAACACAAATCCCGCCTGATAAGGAGAGTTATCACTGACTGAAACATTTGAGAGGGTCCACCTTGGCTAATGCAGTTCACTGAATCAGGAAATTCCAACTTACACGACATATGGATAAAGAAATTCGTCCTTCCGTAAATGTTTAACAAACACTGGCGTAAACTACTTTGATCATATGGTAAATACATCAACTGACATTGGCCTCCCCTAAATGTTCTCAATATTTGTATAAGGGTTAAATTAACAAGTAACAAACGTTGTACCTGTAGTAGGCTGTCTCGTCAGGGCTGTTATTGAACACTTGAAGGAATTGTGACCGTCTAAGATGAAACATAAACTGCAACATAATGGATAAAAAATATAAGTTACATTTACTCAAAGGAAAAGTGCGCGGCCTGAAGGGGAGACTGGAATTTCTAATGGATCTGTGGAACATTCAGTTTGCCTCATACGTTTAAAGCTCCAATCTTCATGATAATCACGACTAGTACCATGAAACGTGTACtgagggaggagagggggaAGGCTGAGGCGGACACCTGCTCAGGTAAAGTTGGGACATTCTGCATATTGAGGCCATAATATCGTACCTGTGGATAAAGTGAGAAGTTATCTGCCAAACGAAAAGAGCCTGGGTCATCCTTATGGTATTCACCAAACTTCTGACATAGTCGAATGAGCATGCGATCCAACCAGCGCAACACATCAGGTCCATCATCTCCTTCAGCTCTATAACAGACCACAACGACGCTTTCAAATAACTTACTCTCTACACGCAAAAgtgtttttcaaagaaaatgttaactttACTGAATTCACCGTTATACCTGAAAACAGCTACTCTGCTCATCATAACGGCTGCAGCCTCCTGGTCGAACCCCATAGCGATGTGTTGAACATTTGATGCATCTACCCAGTTTCGTGCGCACGTTGTGACTCGAACTCTCCGCTGGCCACTGGAATGTTGATACTGAGTGATAAACTGTATGCAACCACGCCCTCCTTGGGGGACTGGGGCTGTGTGCTGTGATTTGGAAACAGACAATtagtgaaatgttttctttatcagGTAAAGAAGAAAGATCAAATGCATTCTTTAAGGATTGAACAGTACCCATCTCATATCATATAGTACAACTGAAGCTACTAAACaccaatttaaatttgaaaaaaagagacaaaccTGGTTAactatttcaaagaaaactccAAGTGTTGTCTGAGGCTCTAATCCACACATCTTCCATGCACATGTTCCACCAACTCCAATTTCCTTAAATAAATGTATGTTTcgttttttaagttttgtaaGGAATTTAATCATATCAcagataaatattttaaatggcCATTTACCGCTAATCACCACATTGAGCACAATTTAATTCCTTTCTCTAGTTCCATTTCATTTATGTTTACCAATCTATCTGAAGTGGTCTTGCTTAAATTAAGCATTTAAATTCACGCTTAAGTAAAAGTAGGTAATACTTTTTAACTTCctaaaaacaacaattattgCATAAAGGTAATGACATGTggttttaaattgtttcttaTAATTAGACGTTTTATTTCCTAGTTCTATATGCAGTGTACACTTAAAATACCAGTAACTTTATTTTCCCTCAGTTCATCTAGAACTGAAAACAGGTCTTACTGTTTCAGAAACGTTAGGTCCTTTTCTGTCCAACGATATACATGGTCCAATGGCACCTGACACTCTCAACTCTCTTGATGTCTATAATAAATATCAAAACTTAACAACCCAAGCAGATCATACATGTTTACTTAAGGTTCGTAGCCAGTATGAGTGTAGTGAAAGGAATATGATTATGGATTTTTGTATATGTCTGGCAGTTCAGATGCTCCAATTCAGTCAAGGACAACATgaggggagagagagggggcTTTGAAAGAACACTCTAAAGCTGATATACATTTACAAAAGAAGCATTAAAGGGTGAACTTTGCTGTATCCCAAGAAACTTAAAATCCACCAACCTTCACTTCAAGTGTAGCACAAAAAGCCATCTTAAACTCTCCACGCATATCTTTGGAAAACACTCTCTGAAATGTCTGTTTGAAAAGTGCTGTGTTGAATGAATCACCCATCACCATGTAGCCTCTAGAACAAAAGATAAGTACTTTTCAGCTTGGTGCAGCACCATACTAAAGCAAAGCATGGTAATAtcttaaaacaaaatagtaaaacttgataaaactcTGCAATTAACACAAGCATACTCAGAAAACAATCATTTCGAAAGCTCCCTTGAATGAGAGCTTGAGCTCAAGCACTTTTGAAATCTAAAAGTAGAGTTttgcaaatagaaaaaaaaggttaggaaaagtaataaaaaaattgggcCAGTAAATTGTTAATCTGGTTAGTGAACTTGACTAGACTAAGTATAGCTAGAAATAAATAAGgcaaaaagtgttttaactTCTTTTGCATGCTGAACAGAATTTAGTCTAGCAGAACACTGTCTCATGACATACCCTGTGACATTAGGAAAACTCTTGATTTCATGAAGTCCTGTCTGATCCAGCTGACATGCAAATATATCCACAACATGCCCATTTTCTGCAGCACGGCGTGACAATGCTTCATAATGCTGCAAGTCATATAAACAAGTTGGTTACTGATGTAGCTAAAAAGCTACTGGAAACTTTTCAGAGCAATGTCTGAGGGGGCAgatttcaaacatttcaatttgaGGATTATTTATTTCTTACTGAGGTGATATACATTTGATACCTTAATAGCTTTCCTGACATGTCTTGCATTGTCTTTCTCAAGATCATGATGTGATCGCATTGGATTTTTTAACTCTTCATCAACCACCATACCTGGTCCCTGTTGAGCACAATACACGAAAGAATCACCTGTAGTCttctcacaaaaaaattaaaggctcCACAATCAATTCCTCAAGAACTGAAAATTCTTTGTCTAAGTGTTGTGCAgtattccttttaaattcatgTACACATTGCTTCACTGGAAAAATACAGCATTTTCATACATGTTTCATTATTATACAAATGTACTTGTTCAAACAGTGTATTAATCATGTTTGTGACTGAGAAAGAGTTGCAATTGTTTAGTGACTTAAGTCAATTCTTCTTATTGGTCTTTAGGACAGTAGCTGGATTTATTAAAACAACTGAGAAACTAAGTATGCTCTCCTTGGTCATTCAAGGTGATCACAAGAGAGtaagtgaaaacaattttcatgttttaaataGCTGCATATTTTGCAGAGATAAATGCATTTTTAGAAAAGTGATAGAGGATTTCAGTAACTCTCTTCATCCAGAATTACAAGTAAGTACAAGAAGCTCACTTGGCAAAAAATATGCTAAGTATGTTAAGTATGACAGagttttttaacaaaaaactcAAGCCTTGATATATACCTGTGTTCCTGGTCCTCCCATGAACAACATGATTCTACCACCAGTGTTAGGATATGTgcactaaaagaaaataaacaatagctGTTACACTGCCTCTAAGCtgttgtatattttaatgtttacaTGATATTTATCACTGTCAGTGATTTGAAGTTAGAGTCAGTACATTCATTTTCTAATCTTCCCCAGAAAGGTTTTCATCATTGCACCTGACAATTCAAACCATGAAGTGGTTGGGACAAGACAAGGAAAGCTAAACAGCTGCCTAAGAAAGTGATGTCTTTTAGAGTGGAAAAAGTACAAAAACTTGGAATCAAACTGTTTCATTGCTCTTATTAGTTATAAATCCTTCATTATTGCAAACCCTTCATTTAAAAATAAGTTCTTCAAAATTACAGTTCAGAACATTGTGCGGGGGTTTCAGACTATAACAAAACATATTACAAGTACATGTACACCCTCAAGTACATATTATTGTTGATAAATTAATATACAAGGGAGACCATACCTCAAGCAGACCAATAGCAATGGACAATGCCACACCAGTTGACCTTAGGGGTCTTTTGCCAGTTGGAACAGGCCAAGGATCTCGCTGAAGTTCTCCCAATAGATCAGTAAGGCTCATATCACATTTGTGGACTGGTTGGAGAAACCTatacataaataataatatatCATACTCTGGCCTTGGAATGTCATGCCCAAGAATAGCAACTTGAAGTACCAAACAACTAATGTACATGTACCCATTTACATGTGCATGTAAGCATTTATGATTACCCCTGACCTTAAGTGGGAGTTACCTGAACAGATGGAGTTATACTATAAAACAGTACACACAAAAACTGTCTAGTTATTTAAGCTTTGCATCATAACAGCTCCTACAGGAACTGCAGTGATGCATTACAATATAATTTTGTGAATAAACCAGTGTTGGAGCAAATTTTATACTTCTCTCCAAATTCCCCCAGTGACCAGGGGTTTCATTGCTTTGAACATCAACTGTGCATGGCATACATTGtacaaataaattgaaaaaacactTTTCCACATGGAGCATATATGTTAAAGTGTACACATTTCACTCCCCAAACTTCAACTTGAAGAACTGACCTGAAACCTACAGAATTCAGAGGAAAATCGACCAAGGAAGAGAAAGTTCAAACTAATTGGAATTGGTTTTGGAGCAAACCTGGTATAATTCTAAACTACACCTGCTATGTAGTGGTGCTTAGTTCTAATTACAGTATGAACACCTGTTAAATGTTTCATTGGACTGTTGTTGTGGTGGTACAGGTCCTCCTCTCATTTGCTGCTGTTGTCCTCGCCCACTGCCTCCTAGGCCAAGCATATCCTAAAATATGGACAAAGCACCATTTCTGTTAAGGATAATCAAcataaaaggaaaaagtgaaaaaaactaGTCTGAccaatttccttttcattctGTTAAGGAAACATTCCTTGCTTGCAAGAACAG is from Pocillopora verrucosa isolate sample1 chromosome 7, ASM3666991v2, whole genome shotgun sequence and encodes:
- the LOC131792941 gene encoding protein transport protein Sec23A-like; protein product: MTSYQDFITQNEDRDGVRFSWNVWPSSRLEATRMVVPVGCMYTPLKERPDLPPICYDPVLCTRNTCRAVLNPFCQVDYRSKVWHCNFCFQRNAFPPQYAGISEQHQPAELIPQFSTIEYTLQRGGTSGPLIYLIVLDTCMDDEDFQAVKESLQMSLSLMPPNALVGLITFGKMVHVHELGCEGCSKSYVFRGTKDLNAKQIQDMLGLGGSGRGQQQQMRGGPVPPQQQSNETFNRFLQPVHKCDMSLTDLLGELQRDPWPVPTGKRPLRSTGVALSIAIGLLECTYPNTGGRIMLFMGGPGTQGPGMVVDEELKNPMRSHHDLEKDNARHVRKAIKHYEALSRRAAENGHVVDIFACQLDQTGLHEIKSFPNVTGGYMVMGDSFNTALFKQTFQRVFSKDMRGEFKMAFCATLEVKTSRELRVSGAIGPCISLDRKGPNVSETEIGVGGTCAWKMCGLEPQTTLGVFFEIVNQHTAPVPQGGRGCIQFITQYQHSSGQRRVRVTTCARNWVDASNVQHIAMGFDQEAAAVMMSRVAVFRAEGDDGPDVLRWLDRMLIRLCQKFGEYHKDDPGSFRLADNFSLYPQFMFHLRRSQFLQVFNNSPDETAYYRHILNREDVTNSLIMIQPILYSYSFHGPPEPVLLDSSSILVDRILLLDTFFQILIFHGETIAQWKKAGYQSDPQYESFRQLLQAPVDDAGEILQVRFPMPRYIETEHGGSQARFLLSKVNPSQTHNNMFAWGQDAAGAPVLTDDVSLQVFMEHLKKLAVSNTS